The proteins below come from a single Psychrobacter sp. FDAARGOS_221 genomic window:
- the dapA gene encoding 4-hydroxy-tetrahydrodipicolinate synthase, protein MSNPYSDFKTQLQGSMVALVTPMQTNGDVDYPRLAELIDWHIEQGTDCLVAVGTTGESATLSMQEHSDVIHYFVKHVNGRVPVIAGTGANNTLEAIHLTSEAKAAGADCALLVAPYYNKPTQEGLYQHYKAIAEAVDMPQMLYNVPGRTVVDIAQETVERLADFDNIVAIKDATGSVERGKKLIEALGDRVVVLSGDDATALELMHHGAKGNISVTANIIPKTMSEIFNAALKGDFEHAQKLHDDIAPLHKLMFIESSPIPVKYALNKMGKIDTGIRLPLVWLSEKYQQQVDAGLRTAGLID, encoded by the coding sequence ATGAGTAATCCCTATTCTGACTTTAAAACCCAACTGCAAGGCTCCATGGTTGCCTTAGTCACCCCCATGCAGACTAATGGGGATGTTGATTATCCACGCCTAGCTGAGCTGATTGATTGGCACATCGAGCAAGGCACTGATTGCCTAGTCGCGGTTGGTACTACCGGTGAGTCTGCTACTTTATCAATGCAAGAGCACAGCGACGTTATCCACTATTTTGTGAAGCATGTTAATGGCCGTGTCCCAGTAATTGCAGGCACCGGAGCCAACAATACTCTAGAAGCCATTCACCTGACTTCAGAAGCCAAAGCAGCAGGTGCTGATTGCGCATTACTGGTTGCCCCTTACTACAACAAACCAACACAAGAAGGCTTATATCAGCATTATAAAGCCATTGCTGAAGCTGTAGATATGCCACAAATGCTTTATAATGTGCCTGGCCGAACTGTTGTCGATATTGCACAAGAAACGGTAGAGCGTCTGGCTGATTTTGACAATATTGTGGCCATCAAAGACGCAACCGGTTCAGTAGAACGTGGCAAAAAGCTGATCGAAGCTTTGGGTGATCGTGTTGTGGTACTGTCTGGTGACGACGCTACTGCGCTTGAATTAATGCATCATGGTGCAAAAGGTAATATCTCAGTAACTGCCAATATTATTCCAAAAACCATGAGCGAAATCTTTAACGCAGCGCTAAAAGGCGACTTTGAGCACGCTCAGAAGTTACATGATGATATCGCGCCATTACATAAGCTGATGTTTATTGAATCTAGCCCAATACCTGTTAAATATGCACTAAATAAAATGGGCAAAATTGATACAGGTATCCGCCTACCCTTGGTTTGGCTAAGCGAAAAATATCAACAACAAGTTGATGCAGGCTTACGTACCGCTGGCTTAATTGACTAA
- a CDS encoding YqfO family protein: protein MYKLTVFIPDSDLETVKSALFAAGAGQIGNYSNCCWQVQGTGQFMPLDGSQPHIGSHNSIEQVTEWRVEMVVAKNNIHAVIDTLKQAHPYETPAYDVIAMVDI from the coding sequence ATGTACAAACTTACCGTATTCATTCCCGATTCAGATTTAGAAACAGTGAAGTCTGCCCTATTTGCAGCCGGCGCTGGTCAAATTGGCAATTATTCAAACTGCTGTTGGCAGGTGCAAGGTACAGGACAGTTTATGCCGCTTGATGGTAGTCAACCCCATATTGGCAGCCATAATAGTATTGAACAAGTCACAGAATGGCGCGTTGAAATGGTTGTGGCTAAAAATAATATTCACGCTGTCATTGATACCTTAAAGCAAGCGCACCCTTATGAAACACCAGCCTATGATGTCATTGCCATGGTTGATATTTAA
- the purC gene encoding phosphoribosylaminoimidazolesuccinocarboxamide synthase, which produces MQLQKQSLLYKGKAKSVYETENADYLILHFRDDTSAFNGERIEQLGRKGQVNNRFNAFIMQKLDEAGIETHFEKQLSDNEVLVKRLDMIPVECVVRNFAAGSLVRRLGLEEGQALTPPTYELFFKDDALGDPMVNESLSVSLGWATPEQLAQMKELSFKVNEVLSKLFDDGGLMLVDFKLEFGIFHDRIVLGDEFSPDGCRIWDKETKKKLDKDRFRQSLGDVIESYEEVAQRIGVPMD; this is translated from the coding sequence ATGCAGCTTCAAAAACAAAGTCTTCTTTACAAAGGCAAAGCAAAATCTGTCTATGAAACAGAAAACGCAGACTACTTAATCCTTCACTTCCGTGATGACACTTCTGCCTTCAACGGTGAGCGTATTGAGCAGTTAGGTCGCAAAGGACAGGTTAATAACCGCTTTAATGCGTTTATTATGCAAAAGCTTGATGAAGCGGGCATCGAAACTCACTTTGAAAAACAGCTTTCTGATAACGAAGTACTGGTTAAGCGTCTAGACATGATTCCAGTAGAATGCGTGGTACGTAACTTCGCTGCTGGCAGCTTAGTACGCCGCTTAGGTTTAGAAGAAGGTCAGGCCTTAACGCCACCAACTTATGAGCTATTCTTCAAAGATGATGCGCTTGGCGATCCTATGGTCAACGAATCTTTATCTGTTTCATTAGGTTGGGCTACCCCTGAGCAGCTGGCTCAAATGAAAGAGCTTTCGTTCAAAGTAAATGAAGTATTAAGCAAGTTATTTGATGATGGCGGCTTAATGCTGGTTGATTTCAAATTAGAATTTGGTATTTTCCACGATCGCATCGTATTGGGTGATGAATTCTCACCAGACGGCTGCCGTATTTGGGACAAAGAAACTAAGAAGAAACTGGACAAAGACCGTTTCCGTCAAAGCTTAGGTGATGTGATCGAGTCTTATGAAGAAGTAGCTCAGCGTATCGGCGTTCCAATGGATTAG
- the pcnB gene encoding polynucleotide adenylyltransferase PcnB, which produces MAERSAKQLGLSKADLPNSILEVIATLNKGGFDAYIVGGGVRDTLLGLNPKDFDAVTDARPHEVKDLFGKRCRIIGRRFQLAHVYSGRDMIEVATFRAPPNGDAHTTSDGMIVRDNVWGDIEQDFARRDFSINAMYYQPLKGIVHDFCNALDDIKSKTLRLLGHAPVRIEEDPVRLLRALRFKAKLGFEFDKELSEQFHDDNWDLLDQVSPHRLYDESQKMFTGGYLVPLLPLLFEYGAIRHLIIYPPEKPTALVNQVAINTDKRIALGKSINPAFFYAALLWDNYLHQLAKFKKKNMPFHDAQLQAASKVIERQRIKTAIPRFAEQFIRDIWMMQPKLANPRVKQIPQLAEHARFRAAFDFLLLREQCGDELNPLSESTNGMGEWWQIYQTLSDKQKQQAIDDFAGDSRRGKSTRNRNRNRNADNKVDSADTQGANGQHNYQPKPPKLPDEVLSETQNKSAQQSQKGSSKSSHKTQTSAAKYQDHYALERAQLEKLSLGKLVDAAPAKQQPSPLFTISADKLAEQVPQQLTVEAQIKAEADKSAASASKQQHRSEQKANSEQATNTQQGSDAPSQAQKQSQQKQSQQKQAHSSSDTETELSADVVFIPKPEPVPATRRRRQPSQTAATSAQLEKPKQSAQPKQSPKAQDSSDQRKQQSTQKSVAASKSNDDVQQAPKQPAAKQPVKQPQAQKSSSKAEAITPELIAKSERVPATRRRRQPSSELTVNEQK; this is translated from the coding sequence ATGGCAGAACGTTCAGCCAAGCAGTTAGGGTTAAGTAAGGCGGATTTACCTAATTCAATTTTAGAAGTGATAGCCACTTTAAATAAAGGCGGCTTTGATGCTTATATTGTTGGTGGTGGGGTCCGTGACACGCTATTGGGTTTAAATCCCAAAGATTTTGATGCCGTAACTGACGCAAGACCGCATGAAGTAAAAGACTTGTTTGGCAAACGTTGCCGTATTATTGGCCGTCGTTTTCAGTTAGCTCATGTTTATTCAGGCCGCGATATGATTGAGGTCGCGACGTTTCGTGCGCCGCCAAATGGCGATGCTCATACCACCAGTGACGGTATGATTGTGCGTGATAATGTCTGGGGTGATATTGAGCAAGACTTTGCCCGCCGTGACTTTTCAATTAATGCCATGTACTACCAGCCGTTAAAAGGCATCGTTCATGACTTTTGTAATGCATTAGATGATATTAAGAGCAAGACGCTACGCTTACTCGGTCATGCACCGGTGCGTATCGAAGAAGATCCGGTGCGTCTGTTACGTGCGCTGCGCTTTAAAGCTAAGTTAGGCTTTGAGTTTGATAAAGAGTTATCAGAGCAGTTTCATGACGATAACTGGGATTTACTAGATCAAGTATCACCGCATCGACTGTATGATGAGTCGCAGAAGATGTTCACGGGTGGTTATTTGGTACCTTTATTGCCATTATTATTTGAATACGGTGCCATCCGCCACTTGATTATCTATCCGCCAGAAAAGCCAACCGCGTTGGTAAATCAGGTAGCTATTAATACAGACAAGCGCATTGCATTGGGTAAAAGTATTAACCCAGCTTTCTTTTATGCGGCATTGTTGTGGGATAATTACCTACATCAGCTGGCAAAATTTAAAAAGAAAAACATGCCATTTCATGATGCTCAGCTACAAGCGGCGAGTAAGGTTATTGAGCGTCAACGTATCAAAACGGCCATTCCACGTTTTGCTGAACAATTTATCCGTGATATCTGGATGATGCAGCCAAAGCTGGCCAATCCTCGTGTCAAACAGATTCCACAGTTGGCAGAACATGCTCGTTTCCGTGCTGCGTTTGACTTTTTATTGCTGCGTGAGCAATGTGGTGATGAGTTAAATCCATTGTCAGAATCTACCAATGGCATGGGTGAGTGGTGGCAGATCTATCAAACCTTGTCAGACAAACAAAAGCAGCAAGCGATTGATGACTTCGCGGGAGACAGTCGCCGTGGCAAGTCGACTCGCAACCGTAATCGCAATCGTAATGCTGATAATAAGGTCGATAGCGCAGATACTCAGGGTGCGAATGGTCAGCATAACTATCAGCCTAAGCCGCCCAAACTGCCAGATGAAGTGTTGTCAGAGACTCAAAATAAATCTGCGCAGCAGTCACAAAAAGGGTCATCAAAATCGTCTCATAAAACGCAAACCAGTGCTGCAAAATATCAAGATCATTATGCGCTTGAAAGAGCACAGCTTGAGAAGCTGTCACTGGGTAAACTGGTTGATGCCGCGCCTGCCAAACAGCAGCCGAGCCCACTGTTTACTATCAGTGCGGATAAGTTAGCTGAGCAAGTGCCACAGCAGCTTACGGTCGAGGCGCAGATTAAAGCAGAGGCTGATAAATCAGCTGCTAGTGCATCTAAACAGCAACATCGCTCTGAGCAAAAAGCTAACTCTGAACAGGCGACGAATACTCAGCAGGGTAGTGATGCGCCATCTCAGGCTCAGAAACAATCTCAGCAAAAACAGTCTCAGCAAAAACAAGCTCATTCAAGCAGTGACACTGAGACTGAATTAAGTGCTGATGTGGTATTTATACCTAAGCCTGAACCGGTCCCAGCGACACGCCGTCGTCGACAGCCGAGCCAGACAGCTGCTACCTCGGCCCAGTTAGAAAAGCCAAAACAGTCAGCACAGCCGAAGCAGTCGCCGAAAGCTCAAGACTCAAGCGATCAGCGCAAGCAACAGTCAACACAGAAATCTGTAGCGGCAAGTAAGTCTAATGATGACGTTCAGCAGGCTCCAAAACAGCCAGCCGCAAAGCAGCCTGTAAAACAACCGCAGGCACAAAAGTCATCATCGAAAGCTGAAGCAATTACTCCAGAGTTAATTGCCAAAAGTGAGCGTGTTCCAGCGACTCGACGCCGTCGTCAGCCAAGCTCAGAATTAACTGTCAATGAGCAAAAGTAG
- a CDS encoding rhomboid family intramembrane serine protease, giving the protein MNWQRAFNLIKHRISQVFGLYGFVFIPIWVMYFLNATVLFNYWNAFGIVPRSLSLGSMVGVTASWTMHGNFAHLLGNTVVLAQILFLFGLFERNAYRTVVKLIIGSGLMTWGLGSPFSIHIGASGLIFAMLGYMIGGAIFARRWGYLLACLIMGTSYWFILKEGLMPQTGISFAAHFGGLCVGLLIGANSKHYEPQSYYR; this is encoded by the coding sequence ATGAATTGGCAACGCGCTTTTAATCTCATCAAGCACCGTATAAGCCAAGTTTTTGGTTTATACGGCTTTGTGTTTATACCCATCTGGGTGATGTATTTTTTAAATGCTACCGTGCTTTTTAATTACTGGAATGCATTTGGTATCGTGCCTCGCAGTTTGAGTTTGGGCAGTATGGTAGGGGTAACCGCCTCTTGGACAATGCATGGTAATTTTGCTCATCTTTTAGGTAATACGGTAGTTCTGGCGCAAATCTTATTTTTATTTGGTTTGTTTGAGCGTAACGCCTATCGCACTGTGGTGAAGTTAATTATTGGTTCTGGGTTGATGACTTGGGGACTGGGATCGCCTTTTTCGATACATATCGGTGCATCAGGACTGATATTTGCCATGCTAGGTTATATGATTGGCGGTGCTATTTTTGCTAGACGTTGGGGATATCTCCTAGCTTGTCTCATCATGGGAACCAGTTATTGGTTTATTCTAAAAGAAGGGCTCATGCCACAGACGGGTATTTCGTTTGCTGCACATTTTGGTGGTTTGTGTGTTGGCTTGTTAATTGGCGCAAACTCTAAACACTATGAGCCGCAGAGCTATTATCGATAG
- the folK gene encoding 2-amino-4-hydroxy-6-hydroxymethyldihydropteridine diphosphokinase, which yields MDQASQHNYGNYHRCYLGLGSNLTTELGTPSEHIQRAIAVLADHPSISHVKASSLYESKPMGPQDQPDFINAVVEVDTRLSPHDLLSLCQHLEQQAQRVRLRRWGERSLDVDVLLYADQSVNTPTLTVPHPGVTERNFVLIPLAELNSDLTIDGKLLIQLPAAQDWTGLSRLSSK from the coding sequence ATGGATCAGGCTTCTCAACATAATTATGGCAATTATCATCGCTGTTATCTTGGTTTAGGTAGCAACTTAACCACTGAGCTTGGTACGCCAAGCGAGCATATACAGCGAGCCATTGCAGTGCTTGCGGATCATCCTAGCATTAGCCATGTTAAAGCGTCGTCTTTATATGAGTCTAAGCCTATGGGCCCGCAAGATCAGCCTGATTTTATTAACGCTGTCGTTGAAGTGGATACCCGTTTATCGCCACATGATTTGCTGAGCTTGTGTCAACATCTAGAGCAACAGGCTCAGCGCGTGCGCTTGCGTCGTTGGGGTGAGCGTAGTCTTGATGTGGATGTGTTGTTGTATGCTGATCAAAGTGTCAATACGCCGACCTTAACTGTGCCACACCCAGGGGTTACTGAGCGTAATTTTGTGCTTATTCCGTTGGCCGAGCTCAACTCTGATCTGACCATTGATGGGAAGTTACTTATTCAGTTGCCAGCTGCGCAGGATTGGACTGGATTGAGCCGTTTGTCATCTAAATAG
- the panC gene encoding pantoate--beta-alanine ligase, which translates to MSTTITLTTIEALRNALQPHRSQKTIALVPTMGNLHQGHISLVKLAKQHADIVVVSIFVNPTQFGVGEDLDSYPRTLEADTELLAAEGVDYIFAPTVEEMYPLMPPPTQVLAGSISQQLCGQSRPTHFDGVGIVVTKLFNIVQPNVAVFGKKDYQQLAIIKQLVRDLSFDIKLIGGPIIRTEDGLALSSRNQYLTEQERSIAPLLNKHISQLADQLRQLPIDQIEQRFALINDTKTAINQSGFEVDYLEVRNQDLTNIDASATEKAWVVLVAAWLGKARLLDNQEV; encoded by the coding sequence ATGAGCACAACCATCACATTGACGACTATTGAGGCATTACGTAATGCCCTGCAACCACATAGATCACAAAAAACCATTGCTCTAGTACCTACTATGGGTAACTTACATCAAGGGCATATTTCTTTGGTCAAGTTGGCCAAGCAACATGCCGATATAGTCGTGGTCAGTATTTTTGTTAATCCAACCCAATTTGGGGTTGGTGAAGACTTAGACAGTTATCCGCGAACCTTAGAGGCGGACACTGAGCTGCTAGCAGCGGAAGGCGTTGATTATATCTTTGCGCCGACTGTCGAAGAGATGTATCCACTGATGCCGCCGCCGACTCAGGTGCTGGCAGGCTCTATCAGTCAACAGTTATGTGGTCAGTCACGACCGACACACTTTGATGGCGTAGGTATCGTGGTGACCAAGTTGTTTAATATCGTACAGCCGAATGTGGCGGTATTTGGTAAAAAAGACTACCAACAGTTGGCCATTATCAAGCAATTAGTACGCGATCTAAGTTTTGATATTAAGCTAATCGGTGGGCCGATCATCCGTACAGAAGATGGTCTGGCATTGTCCTCACGTAATCAATATCTAACCGAGCAAGAACGCAGCATTGCGCCGTTATTAAACAAACATATTAGTCAGTTAGCAGATCAGTTAAGACAACTGCCGATTGATCAGATTGAACAACGATTTGCCCTTATTAATGATACAAAAACGGCTATTAATCAATCTGGATTTGAGGTAGATTATCTTGAAGTAAGAAATCAAGACCTAACCAATATCGACGCATCAGCAACAGAGAAAGCCTGGGTTGTTTTGGTCGCTGCTTGGTTGGGCAAAGCACGGTTATTGGATAATCAGGAAGTGTAA
- the rapZ gene encoding RNase adapter RapZ has product MSVNQTATTAAHSDTQQQQQKSQSNVTDTGINILIVSGRSGSGKTSVLNILEDLGYYAIDNMPLSLLPNAAAKLIEDGGITKLALGVDIRTLQADSSNFMSIKDDLVGSYGTGSVKVMYITAREAVLVARYAATRRVHPLMATEDSDNQAKNLPSAIKKESDALQPVMSNADIIIDTSQLNIHQLKDQIREHIGVDNQVTVNLLSFGFKYGVPIDADFVFDVRILPNPHWEPNLRVLTGRDEPVQQFFEQFPEVDDMKQDIHRFLSRWLPDFLHNNRHTVTIAIGCTGGKHRSVFITEGLYTSLSESLPSDLKVMIKHREKAQWSH; this is encoded by the coding sequence ATGTCGGTAAATCAAACCGCCACTACAGCTGCACATTCAGATACGCAGCAACAACAGCAGAAATCTCAGAGTAATGTGACCGATACAGGGATTAATATCTTAATCGTGTCTGGGCGCTCAGGCTCTGGTAAAACCTCGGTATTAAATATATTAGAAGATTTGGGCTATTACGCCATTGATAATATGCCCTTGTCATTATTACCGAATGCGGCGGCAAAATTGATTGAAGATGGCGGTATCACTAAACTGGCGCTCGGGGTCGATATTCGTACTCTGCAAGCCGACTCCTCAAACTTTATGAGTATCAAGGACGACTTGGTTGGCAGCTATGGCACAGGTAGTGTCAAAGTGATGTACATTACCGCACGTGAGGCGGTGTTGGTCGCACGTTATGCAGCGACTCGCCGAGTACACCCGCTGATGGCGACTGAAGATAGTGATAATCAGGCTAAAAACTTGCCTAGCGCCATCAAAAAAGAAAGTGATGCGCTGCAGCCTGTCATGAGTAATGCTGACATTATTATTGATACCAGTCAGTTAAATATCCATCAGCTCAAAGATCAGATACGTGAACATATTGGCGTTGATAATCAAGTCACTGTCAACTTATTGTCTTTTGGCTTTAAGTATGGCGTGCCAATTGATGCTGACTTTGTATTTGATGTGCGCATCTTACCCAATCCACATTGGGAGCCAAATCTTAGAGTGTTGACAGGGAGAGATGAACCGGTACAGCAGTTCTTTGAGCAGTTCCCAGAAGTGGACGATATGAAGCAAGATATTCATCGCTTCTTGAGTCGCTGGCTACCGGACTTTTTGCACAATAATCGCCACACTGTTACCATCGCTATTGGCTGTACTGGCGGCAAGCATCGCTCGGTATTCATTACAGAAGGCCTGTATACTAGCCTGTCAGAAAGCCTACCTTCTGACTTAAAGGTAATGATTAAGCACAGAGAAAAAGCACAGTGGTCTCATTAA
- the panB gene encoding 3-methyl-2-oxobutanoate hydroxymethyltransferase, which translates to MITLSTLKKYKKEGRKFSCLTCYDAMFAKMMQNAQIDTILIGDSLGMVVQGHDSTLPVTVDDMAYHTGNVARSNEHALILADLPFMSYVTLEDAIANTRQIMQAGAHVIKIEGGAELADTVAALTAAGAPICVHLGLTPQSVNVFGGYKVQGKSEDSAAKLMADVRAVVDAGAAIILLECVPAALAKQVTEAVDVPVIGIGAGADTDGQVLVMHDMLGVTHGRTARFVHDFLTDERNQQGERVGSVEGAFALYHQSVMEGSYPGPEHQFN; encoded by the coding sequence ATGATTACCCTGTCTACATTAAAAAAATATAAAAAAGAAGGCCGTAAGTTTAGCTGTCTAACTTGCTACGATGCGATGTTTGCAAAAATGATGCAAAACGCACAAATAGACACCATTTTAATTGGTGACAGTTTGGGTATGGTTGTACAGGGGCATGATTCTACACTGCCTGTGACCGTTGATGATATGGCTTATCATACCGGTAATGTCGCTCGTAGTAATGAACATGCGTTAATCCTAGCCGACCTGCCTTTTATGAGCTATGTCACGCTAGAGGATGCCATCGCCAATACACGTCAAATCATGCAAGCCGGTGCCCATGTTATTAAAATTGAAGGCGGTGCAGAGTTGGCAGATACGGTCGCTGCTTTAACCGCTGCAGGGGCGCCAATTTGTGTTCATTTGGGGCTAACCCCACAGTCGGTAAACGTGTTTGGCGGCTATAAAGTGCAAGGAAAGTCTGAAGACAGCGCTGCTAAATTAATGGCAGATGTACGTGCTGTGGTTGATGCCGGTGCTGCTATTATTTTATTAGAATGTGTGCCTGCTGCTTTGGCCAAACAAGTCACTGAGGCAGTGGATGTACCGGTAATTGGTATAGGTGCCGGTGCTGATACCGATGGTCAAGTATTGGTGATGCATGACATGCTTGGCGTTACTCATGGTCGTACTGCTCGCTTTGTGCATGATTTTTTGACCGATGAGCGCAATCAACAAGGTGAGCGTGTAGGCAGTGTTGAAGGTGCTTTTGCGTTATATCATCAGTCAGTAATGGAAGGCAGTTACCCAGGCCCTGAGCATCAATTTAATTAA
- the yjgA gene encoding ribosome biogenesis factor YjgA, whose amino-acid sequence MIDWSEHDMRVSRTELKKAHERLQQLSVPLSALSKKQMKKLPASEYFLAELMALTDITSAAARNRQIKRVGKLIAEEDRHALVDALFQTRFSVEQAAKIEGWYTRLNIHDEGTLKQFGKQFKAAERNSVYQLLLWIEYAKHMADDELLQESEADLISYIKEVAVLSQLS is encoded by the coding sequence ATGATTGATTGGTCCGAACATGATATGCGAGTATCGCGTACTGAGCTAAAAAAGGCTCATGAGCGTTTACAGCAATTATCTGTCCCTCTATCTGCTTTATCGAAAAAGCAGATGAAAAAGTTGCCGGCAAGTGAGTATTTTTTAGCTGAATTAATGGCATTAACTGATATCACCAGTGCCGCTGCGCGTAACCGTCAAATTAAGCGTGTTGGTAAGCTGATTGCTGAAGAAGACAGACATGCTCTAGTAGATGCGCTGTTTCAAACCCGTTTTAGTGTGGAGCAAGCTGCTAAGATTGAGGGTTGGTATACGCGTTTAAATATCCATGATGAAGGCACGTTAAAACAGTTTGGTAAACAGTTCAAAGCCGCTGAGCGCAACAGTGTATATCAACTACTGTTATGGATTGAGTATGCTAAGCATATGGCTGATGATGAATTACTACAAGAGTCTGAAGCGGATCTGATTAGCTATATTAAAGAAGTGGCAGTATTAAGCCAGTTGTCTTAA
- a CDS encoding saccharopine dehydrogenase family protein translates to MTEAQQQSQASITSTEAPVQQSQQRQFDIVLYGATSFVGQLVAAYLQRFLTDVNDNNQQSVRWAIAGRNQDKLNQVKKDIGNPDIETIIADSEDATSLDQMTAQTKVIISTVGPYLKYGEPLIKACVNNGTDYVDLTGEAIFIKDMMDAYQDKARQTGARIVNACGFDSIPSDLGVLFTQNCAKKDFGEYCEHIKMRVKAAKGGLSGGTVASMATIFEAIGKDKHRRKQLANPYLLNDDSQRPNARQIELKKPEWDERNNRWLAPFIMASINTRVVHRSNQLKDYQYGREFRYDEAMWMPAGVKGRVLSYGLTAAMAGFAAGMMFKPSRDLLNERVLPKSGDGPSESEQQNGYFDIRFFGALASDKQSQVLTKVTGDKDPGYGSTCQMLSQSALCLLQDISKDEVGGGFWTPASAMGETLIERLQQHAGLKFEQISA, encoded by the coding sequence ATGACGGAAGCACAACAGCAATCACAAGCGTCAATAACATCAACAGAGGCGCCTGTACAACAGAGCCAGCAGCGTCAGTTCGATATCGTTCTATATGGTGCCACTAGCTTTGTTGGACAACTGGTCGCCGCTTATTTGCAACGCTTCTTGACTGATGTCAATGACAATAACCAACAGTCAGTGCGCTGGGCGATAGCAGGGCGTAATCAGGATAAATTAAATCAAGTTAAAAAGGACATTGGCAATCCTGATATTGAGACTATTATTGCCGACAGTGAAGATGCCACAAGCTTAGATCAGATGACAGCACAGACCAAAGTCATTATTTCAACTGTTGGGCCTTATCTGAAATATGGTGAGCCGTTAATTAAAGCCTGTGTCAATAATGGCACTGATTATGTCGATCTCACCGGTGAAGCCATTTTTATCAAAGACATGATGGATGCTTACCAAGACAAAGCGCGTCAGACAGGTGCCCGTATTGTGAATGCCTGTGGCTTTGACTCTATACCCTCTGATTTGGGTGTGTTATTTACCCAAAACTGTGCCAAAAAAGATTTTGGTGAATATTGTGAGCACATTAAAATGCGCGTTAAGGCGGCCAAAGGTGGTTTGTCAGGAGGCACAGTGGCGTCTATGGCAACTATTTTTGAAGCTATTGGTAAAGATAAACATCGCCGTAAACAATTGGCCAATCCGTATCTATTAAATGATGACAGTCAACGTCCAAATGCACGTCAAATTGAGCTGAAAAAACCGGAGTGGGATGAGCGCAATAACCGCTGGCTGGCCCCATTTATCATGGCTTCTATCAACACCCGTGTGGTGCATCGCAGTAATCAGCTTAAAGACTATCAATATGGTCGTGAGTTTCGCTATGATGAAGCAATGTGGATGCCGGCAGGTGTTAAAGGCCGTGTCTTAAGCTACGGTCTGACTGCGGCTATGGCAGGTTTTGCTGCGGGCATGATGTTCAAGCCCAGCCGCGATCTGTTAAATGAGCGCGTGTTACCGAAGTCTGGTGATGGCCCAAGTGAATCTGAACAGCAAAACGGTTATTTTGATATCCGTTTCTTTGGCGCATTGGCATCAGACAAACAGTCACAGGTATTGACTAAAGTGACTGGCGATAAAGATCCGGGCTACGGTAGCACCTGTCAGATGTTGTCGCAAAGTGCGTTATGTCTGTTGCAAGATATTAGTAAAGATGAGGTTGGTGGCGGATTTTGGACCCCAGCATCTGCGATGGGTGAGACGCTTATTGAACGACTTCAACAACATGCTGGTCTTAAATTTGAACAAATTTCGGCTTAA